A region from the Solibacillus sp. FSL H8-0523 genome encodes:
- a CDS encoding RtcB family protein — MIEINGKYTDAKIYTNQPQQSAIEQIDELVNQSFMAGTKVRIMPDYHAGKGCVIGTTIALGDCVVPNLVGVDVGCGVLVSEIGKGTLDFNALDAAIRRYVPSGNDIHEDVTDSSALETFHNERFIASGLQNDYTSRSLGTLGGGNHFIELAKDDAGVHYLLIHTGSRYVGAKVANWHQKRAFDLLQREDLTEKIDALKEAGRTQEIQAMIEAYKQENPVVPKDLAYLQGDAFHDYIADMKLAQRFAHENRMRIAAIISEHMKWEFASQFDSVHNYIDTDAMILRKGAVRAAKGEQLVIPMNMRDGSLICIGKGNPDWNESAPHGAGRIYSRTAAMKNLSMDAFKETMAGIWTTSVSEETLDEAPMAYKPMQEIVEQIGETVTIQKHIMPVYNFKASDKWTK; from the coding sequence ATGATTGAAATTAACGGGAAATATACAGATGCTAAAATTTATACGAATCAGCCACAGCAATCGGCTATTGAGCAAATTGATGAGCTGGTGAACCAGTCATTTATGGCGGGTACAAAGGTGCGCATTATGCCGGATTACCATGCGGGGAAGGGCTGTGTCATTGGCACAACGATTGCACTGGGTGACTGCGTCGTCCCAAATTTAGTCGGTGTCGATGTAGGTTGTGGTGTGCTTGTTTCAGAAATCGGAAAAGGCACGCTAGACTTTAATGCGCTAGATGCTGCGATTCGTCGTTATGTGCCAAGTGGCAATGACATTCACGAAGACGTAACAGATAGTAGCGCACTTGAGACATTCCACAATGAAAGATTTATCGCGAGTGGTTTGCAAAATGATTATACAAGTCGTTCACTCGGCACGCTTGGTGGAGGCAATCACTTTATCGAGCTCGCAAAAGACGATGCCGGTGTGCACTATTTACTCATTCATACCGGCTCACGCTATGTCGGTGCGAAGGTCGCAAATTGGCATCAAAAAAGAGCGTTTGATTTACTGCAGCGTGAGGATTTAACCGAAAAAATTGACGCGTTAAAAGAAGCGGGACGCACGCAGGAAATTCAGGCGATGATTGAGGCTTACAAGCAGGAAAATCCAGTTGTTCCAAAGGATTTAGCCTATTTGCAGGGCGATGCATTTCATGACTACATTGCCGACATGAAGCTTGCGCAGCGCTTTGCCCATGAAAACCGTATGCGCATTGCGGCGATTATTTCCGAGCACATGAAATGGGAATTTGCCTCACAATTTGATTCCGTGCACAACTATATCGATACTGATGCCATGATTTTACGAAAAGGTGCGGTGCGCGCGGCAAAAGGTGAACAGCTTGTCATCCCGATGAATATGCGTGACGGCTCGCTTATTTGCATCGGTAAAGGAAATCCCGACTGGAACGAATCAGCCCCACACGGCGCGGGCCGCATATATTCACGTACGGCTGCGATGAAAAATTTATCGATGGATGCTTTCAAAGAAACAATGGCCGGGATTTGGACCACGTCTGTCAGTGAGGAAACATTAGACGAAGCACCAATGGCCTATAAGCCGATGCAAGAAATTGTCGAGCAAATTGGCGAAACCGTAACCATTCAAAAACACATTATGCCCGTCTATAATTTCAAGGCGAGCGACAAATGGACGAAGTAA
- a CDS encoding nitric oxide synthase oxygenase, translating into MTFTLTKERQQRIDFLTLYKQEMKQTDEWLAERLQEAEQPAFRLTTDELTYGARVAWRNSNKCIGRLFWHSLTVFDRRDVLAPQAIFDALVAHIDYATNGGKIRPAISVFDQKRVRIWNHQLIRYAGYETAMGVIGDANSITFTKTCEALGWCGQRTNYDVLPLVIQVDEAPPQVFELPKEAVLEVSITHPDYDFGKLNMQWYAVPIISSMRFNIAGEDYPAAPFNGWYMGTEIGARNLADADRYDFLPDVARVIGLDTARNATLWKDRALVELNIAVLHSYKQAGVSIVDHHTAAQQFELFQQQEQANSRDVTGNWVWLVPPLSPATTSIYHQPIDNTVKKPNYFYQPQPY; encoded by the coding sequence ATGACTTTTACGCTTACAAAAGAACGACAACAACGAATCGATTTTTTAACTTTATATAAACAAGAAATGAAGCAAACGGATGAATGGCTGGCGGAGCGACTTCAAGAAGCGGAGCAACCCGCGTTTCGTTTAACAACTGACGAACTAACATATGGTGCACGCGTTGCCTGGCGCAATAGTAATAAATGCATCGGGCGCTTATTTTGGCATAGCTTAACGGTATTTGATCGCCGTGATGTACTAGCACCACAAGCGATTTTTGACGCATTAGTGGCGCATATCGACTACGCAACAAACGGCGGTAAAATTCGCCCGGCAATTTCAGTTTTTGACCAGAAGCGCGTGCGTATTTGGAATCACCAATTGATTCGCTATGCGGGTTACGAAACAGCGATGGGCGTGATCGGGGATGCTAATTCGATTACTTTTACGAAAACGTGCGAGGCGCTTGGCTGGTGCGGACAACGAACAAACTATGATGTGCTGCCGCTTGTCATCCAAGTCGATGAGGCGCCACCACAAGTGTTCGAACTCCCGAAAGAAGCGGTGCTAGAAGTGAGCATTACCCATCCGGATTATGATTTTGGTAAGCTCAATATGCAGTGGTACGCGGTGCCGATTATTTCGAGCATGCGCTTTAATATTGCCGGTGAAGATTATCCGGCCGCACCGTTTAATGGCTGGTATATGGGCACTGAAATTGGTGCACGTAATTTAGCCGATGCAGACCGCTATGACTTTTTACCAGATGTTGCGCGTGTCATTGGGCTTGATACCGCGCGTAATGCGACGCTCTGGAAGGACCGTGCGTTAGTGGAGTTAAATATCGCAGTGCTCCATTCCTACAAGCAAGCCGGTGTAAGCATCGTTGATCATCATACCGCTGCACAACAGTTTGAATTATTTCAGCAGCAAGAGCAGGCGAATAGCCGGGATGTAACAGGCAACTGGGTATGGCTTGTGCCCCCGCTATCACCTGCGACGACATCGATTTATCATCAGCCAATAGACAATACGGTGAAAAAGCCGAATTATTTTTACCAGCCACAACCTTATTAA
- a CDS encoding alpha/beta hydrolase yields MLKIISLILLIIILLIVLFIVFTPYPSSFLVKKLFEGGVAVKPSNYEAIQNQTLHYVNLVYESSFSEKRLDVISPKDRDELLPVILWVHGGAYVAGDKSDITEYAVQIAANGYHVVNINYALAPTKRYPSPLLQMNDAYEWILKNAETYKFDTSNILFAGDSAGAQIVSQYALVQTNADYAKQLDITPVVDRKNIAGLLLYCGPFDIKQLSHLSDNKLVAFLLNRVGWGYIGERNWQSSETTRLASTVDFVTSDYPPSFITDGNVMTFEAHGKALVNKLQQLDVPVVDKFYTSAELPHEYQFMMNTKEAVETFEATLQFLKEVTK; encoded by the coding sequence ATGCTAAAAATTATTAGCCTTATCTTACTAATTATCATTCTATTAATCGTACTCTTTATTGTTTTCACACCGTACCCCTCTTCTTTTCTTGTCAAGAAACTATTCGAAGGTGGCGTTGCGGTAAAGCCTAGTAATTATGAGGCAATTCAAAACCAAACGCTACACTATGTAAACCTAGTGTATGAGTCAAGCTTTTCAGAAAAACGACTCGATGTCATTTCACCAAAGGACCGCGATGAACTGCTTCCCGTCATTTTGTGGGTACACGGCGGTGCTTATGTTGCGGGCGATAAATCCGACATTACCGAATACGCGGTTCAAATTGCGGCAAACGGCTATCATGTGGTGAATATAAATTATGCCCTAGCACCAACTAAACGCTACCCTTCTCCGCTTTTGCAAATGAACGATGCGTACGAGTGGATTTTAAAAAATGCTGAAACGTATAAATTTGATACGTCTAACATTTTATTTGCAGGGGATTCTGCTGGTGCACAAATTGTCAGCCAATATGCACTTGTTCAAACGAATGCCGATTATGCCAAACAGCTCGACATCACACCTGTTGTTGATCGCAAAAACATTGCAGGTCTACTCCTGTATTGCGGCCCGTTTGATATTAAACAGCTCAGTCATTTAAGCGATAATAAGCTCGTTGCCTTTTTATTAAATCGTGTCGGATGGGGCTATATCGGTGAGCGCAATTGGCAATCCTCTGAAACGACGCGCCTTGCTTCTACAGTGGATTTTGTCACGAGTGATTATCCGCCATCATTTATTACTGATGGTAATGTCATGACCTTTGAAGCACACGGTAAAGCGCTCGTAAACAAATTGCAGCAGCTAGACGTTCCGGTTGTCGATAAATTTTATACAAGTGCGGAACTTCCACATGAATATCAATTTATGATGAACACAAAAGAGGCCGTAGAAACCTTTGAAGCAACGTTACAATTTTTAAAAGAGGTCACGAAATAA
- a CDS encoding restriction endonuclease, translating to MRKKRKRNKKRLPIFPLVLIALAGYAGWAVNSTPESIGLGIVCYFGLYIGFKLWKKSRKTAKLRKSGIQEVDKMSGEDFEQFLGTLFKRRGFKVSYTAKSGDYGADLILKDGKDIIAVQAKRYSSTVGVKAVQEIIGAVKMYNATEAWVVTNSHYTKQAEKLANINDVYLIDREELIDLILNKK from the coding sequence GTGCGTAAAAAGAGAAAACGAAATAAAAAACGCTTACCCATTTTCCCACTTGTGCTCATTGCACTTGCAGGATATGCAGGCTGGGCGGTCAACTCTACTCCTGAGAGTATTGGTTTGGGGATTGTTTGTTATTTCGGACTATATATTGGTTTTAAACTATGGAAGAAGTCACGGAAAACCGCAAAATTGCGCAAATCAGGCATTCAGGAAGTCGACAAAATGAGCGGTGAAGATTTCGAGCAGTTTTTAGGCACATTATTTAAACGCCGTGGCTTTAAGGTTAGCTATACGGCCAAAAGTGGCGATTACGGTGCAGATTTAATTTTAAAAGACGGTAAAGACATTATTGCCGTACAAGCAAAGCGCTATTCAAGCACGGTTGGTGTCAAAGCCGTACAAGAAATCATTGGTGCGGTGAAAATGTACAATGCCACAGAAGCTTGGGTTGTCACAAATTCACACTACACAAAGCAAGCCGAAAAGCTGGCAAATATTAATGATGTGTATTTGATTGATCGCGAAGAATTAATCGACCTCATTTTAAATAAAAAATAA
- a CDS encoding MFS transporter, with protein MDPEKINYQSKKIVSNKPLLFFIVAIFLFATTLRTPITIVGPIISFIREGLGISNVLAGFLTTIPLLAFAVISPFAPRLARRFGMEWTLFYSVILLCAGVVLRSVGITSLLVIGTVLIGIAIAFGNVLIPGYFKLKFPLHIGLLTGIYTVSMNISSGIAAGFSYSIAQYAGWQIALGFSVILGVLTLLIWVPLLRTSKVDMQIPKTTNKPKKMWRHPLAWAIAAAMGLQSFLFYCCAAWIPEIYVSQGLDAASAGWMVSVMQFAQIPMTFLIPILAGKMTSQRPIVVFFTTCYIIGFSGMLFEWTSFAVLWMIFLGFAGGASFGLVLMLFNLRTTTAFEAAELSGFAQSIGYLVAAIGPVLFGFVHDVTESWFVPLTLFVVISVLLFFASFASAKNRTI; from the coding sequence ATGGACCCCGAAAAAATCAATTACCAAAGCAAAAAAATAGTATCGAATAAGCCCTTGTTATTTTTCATTGTGGCCATTTTTTTATTCGCAACGACACTTAGAACGCCCATCACTATTGTTGGGCCGATTATTTCATTTATTCGTGAAGGGCTTGGGATTTCCAATGTGTTAGCCGGCTTTTTAACGACGATTCCACTGTTGGCGTTTGCTGTTATTTCACCCTTTGCACCGCGCCTTGCACGCAGATTTGGTATGGAGTGGACACTGTTTTATTCGGTGATTTTACTGTGCGCGGGTGTCGTGCTGCGCTCGGTTGGTATAACCTCATTACTCGTTATCGGTACGGTGCTCATTGGCATTGCCATTGCGTTTGGCAATGTACTGATTCCCGGTTATTTTAAATTGAAATTCCCGTTACATATTGGGTTATTAACCGGTATTTATACGGTATCGATGAATATTTCTTCTGGGATTGCGGCAGGCTTTAGTTATTCGATCGCACAATATGCAGGCTGGCAAATCGCTCTTGGATTTTCAGTCATTTTAGGTGTACTGACATTGCTCATTTGGGTGCCTCTGCTACGCACATCAAAAGTCGATATGCAAATACCGAAAACGACAAATAAACCAAAAAAAATGTGGCGGCATCCGCTTGCGTGGGCCATTGCTGCGGCGATGGGCTTACAATCCTTTTTATTTTACTGCTGTGCTGCTTGGATTCCGGAAATTTATGTGAGCCAAGGTCTTGATGCCGCTTCTGCTGGTTGGATGGTATCGGTGATGCAATTTGCACAAATTCCAATGACGTTTTTAATCCCAATTCTCGCGGGTAAAATGACGTCGCAGCGCCCGATTGTCGTATTCTTTACGACTTGTTACATTATAGGCTTTAGTGGCATGCTTTTTGAATGGACGAGTTTTGCCGTATTATGGATGATTTTTTTAGGCTTTGCAGGCGGGGCATCGTTTGGCCTGGTACTGATGCTATTCAACTTGCGTACGACGACTGCTTTTGAAGCGGCGGAATTATCTGGTTTTGCACAATCAATCGGCTATTTAGTCGCAGCAATTGGCCCGGTTTTGTTCGGCTTTGTACATGACGTGACGGAAAGCTGGTTCGTCCCATTAACGCTATTTGTTGTCATCTCTGTGCTATTGTTTTTCGCTTCTTTTGCCAGTGCAAAAAATCGTACGATATAA
- a CDS encoding amino acid permease, with the protein MSEIKIDQLGNKNELKRGLKSRHITMISLGGTIGTGLFLASGGAIAQAGPGGALLAYALIGIMVYFLMTSLGEMAAYMPTSGSFSTYASKFVDPALGFALGWNYWYNWAITIAAEIAAVSLIMKYWFPDSSSLIWTILFIVVVLSFNLLSVKAYGEAEYWFAMIKVATVIVFIIVSFLMIFGILGGNAPVGFTNFFEGDAPFNGGFLAMFGIFLAAGFSFQGTEMLGVTAGETDDPAKNIPKAVKSVFWRIILFYILAIGAIGLLIPYTDSRLLTEDIATSPFTLVFENLGIAFAASVMNAIILTAMLSAGNSGLYAASRMLFQLAVDGKAPKIFRKISTRGVPVYALLATLAVGCLSFLASFFGDGVVYIWLLNASGMSGFIAWLGIAISHYRFRRAYVVQGNSLSDLPYVSKFFPFGPLFAFALCMIVILGQNYMAFTGGTIDWYGVVVSYIGLPLFALFWIGYKVKHKTKLIPLKECDLTNK; encoded by the coding sequence ATGAGTGAAATTAAAATAGACCAGCTCGGCAATAAAAACGAGCTGAAACGTGGATTAAAAAGTCGTCACATTACGATGATTTCGCTAGGCGGAACAATCGGGACTGGGCTGTTTTTAGCATCGGGTGGCGCGATTGCACAAGCGGGTCCAGGTGGGGCACTCTTAGCCTACGCATTAATCGGGATTATGGTGTATTTCTTAATGACGTCTCTAGGGGAGATGGCCGCTTATATGCCAACTTCGGGGTCATTTAGTACATACGCCTCAAAATTTGTAGACCCAGCACTTGGCTTTGCACTAGGCTGGAACTACTGGTACAACTGGGCGATTACGATTGCCGCAGAAATCGCAGCGGTTTCGTTAATTATGAAATACTGGTTCCCAGATAGCTCGTCACTTATCTGGACAATCCTATTTATCGTCGTAGTTTTATCGTTCAACTTATTATCGGTAAAAGCTTACGGTGAAGCAGAATACTGGTTTGCGATGATTAAAGTTGCAACGGTGATTGTCTTTATTATTGTCAGCTTCTTAATGATTTTCGGTATTTTAGGTGGGAACGCGCCAGTCGGCTTTACGAACTTCTTTGAAGGCGATGCACCGTTTAACGGCGGCTTCCTAGCGATGTTTGGTATTTTCCTAGCTGCTGGATTCTCATTCCAAGGTACTGAAATGCTAGGGGTAACAGCGGGTGAAACCGATGACCCAGCGAAAAATATTCCAAAAGCCGTGAAATCCGTTTTCTGGCGCATCATTCTTTTCTACATTTTAGCGATTGGTGCAATCGGTTTATTAATTCCTTATACGGATTCTCGTTTATTAACAGAGGATATTGCAACAAGTCCATTTACATTAGTGTTTGAAAACTTAGGGATTGCATTTGCCGCATCGGTGATGAATGCCATTATTTTAACAGCGATGCTTTCTGCTGGTAACTCAGGATTATATGCAGCAAGCCGTATGTTATTCCAACTAGCGGTTGATGGCAAAGCGCCGAAAATCTTCCGCAAAATCAGTACGCGCGGTGTGCCGGTTTACGCATTACTTGCAACACTTGCAGTTGGCTGTTTATCATTTTTAGCGTCATTCTTCGGTGATGGCGTAGTGTACATTTGGTTATTAAATGCCTCAGGGATGTCAGGCTTCATTGCGTGGCTTGGGATTGCTATTAGTCATTACCGTTTCCGCCGTGCATACGTGGTACAAGGGAATTCACTGAGCGACCTGCCGTATGTATCGAAGTTCTTCCCATTTGGTCCGTTGTTTGCGTTCGCGCTTTGTATGATTGTCATACTAGGGCAAAACTACATGGCATTTACAGGTGGCACGATTGACTGGTATGGTGTGGTTGTTTCGTACATCGGCTTACCACTCTTTGCCCTATTTTGGATTGGCTATAAAGTGAAACATAAAACGAAATTGATTCCATTAAAGGAATGCGATTTAACAAATAAATAA
- a CDS encoding HD domain-containing protein yields the protein MNIVDQATQFVALKYDGKRRTAMQIPYATHLFGVARILKNTGYRDTVVTAGLLHDILEDNLVTEHELRVQFGEEVLLLVKATTEMTKSEAWHIRKQSVINSIQGKTPDELAILLAEKIQNMRSIIVELEQFGAGLWHNFNAPKEQQEWYYKSIIEQVETYHPNALLLPQLQQVVEKLFAKVAH from the coding sequence ATGAATATTGTAGACCAAGCTACACAATTTGTTGCACTGAAATATGACGGGAAACGTCGCACAGCGATGCAAATTCCCTATGCGACCCATTTATTTGGGGTGGCGCGAATTTTAAAAAACACGGGCTATCGTGACACGGTTGTCACAGCCGGGTTATTACATGATATATTAGAAGACAATTTAGTCACAGAGCACGAATTACGCGTTCAATTTGGTGAAGAAGTGTTGCTGCTTGTAAAGGCAACAACAGAAATGACAAAGAGTGAAGCCTGGCACATCCGTAAACAATCTGTGATTAACAGTATTCAAGGGAAAACACCGGATGAATTGGCGATTTTATTAGCTGAAAAAATTCAAAACATGCGCTCGATTATTGTGGAATTAGAGCAGTTTGGTGCAGGCTTATGGCATAACTTTAATGCGCCAAAAGAGCAGCAAGAATGGTATTATAAAAGTATTATTGAACAAGTCGAAACGTACCATCCGAATGCGCTGTTACTACCACAATTACAGCAGGTAGTAGAGAAGCTATTCGCGAAGGTTGCGCATTAA
- a CDS encoding RNA 2'-phosphotransferase — translation MPISVGFYKKMHQWLVNANEENVKFRPFLTKENPYKSRIFLVSQHAVPYFHVEDASEKIFAEALVNRALLEELYGNELQAAPREFQGSLQFEAWLEAQGESLLYTSLNTYQLDSQDEAKLVKQTDSEQYVRGEQVFYEVLNEFQPEILILQGTTAFNQFKKHFAENLVIYNPSITKVQLLEETGPFAEMHFANGKKMLVFVTRSMSYFGKDGAKFEKFKDNLVKML, via the coding sequence ATGCCAATCTCAGTCGGTTTTTATAAAAAGATGCATCAATGGTTAGTGAATGCAAATGAAGAAAATGTTAAGTTTAGACCGTTTTTAACGAAAGAAAATCCGTATAAATCACGCATATTTTTAGTAAGCCAACATGCTGTGCCATACTTTCATGTAGAGGACGCAAGTGAAAAAATCTTTGCGGAGGCTTTAGTAAATCGTGCGCTTTTAGAAGAGCTGTATGGCAATGAACTTCAAGCGGCACCACGTGAATTTCAAGGATCACTACAATTTGAAGCGTGGTTAGAAGCACAGGGCGAATCGCTGTTATATACGTCACTCAATACGTACCAGCTGGACTCACAAGATGAGGCAAAGCTTGTAAAGCAAACAGACTCTGAACAGTATGTACGCGGCGAGCAAGTCTTTTATGAAGTGTTAAACGAATTTCAGCCAGAAATCTTGATTTTACAAGGCACGACAGCGTTTAACCAATTTAAAAAGCACTTTGCTGAAAATCTTGTTATTTACAATCCAAGCATTACGAAAGTACAGTTATTAGAAGAAACAGGTCCATTTGCCGAGATGCATTTTGCAAACGGCAAGAAAATGCTTGTGTTCGTCACACGCAGTATGAGCTATTTTGGAAAAGACGGAGCCAAGTTTGAAAAATTCAAAGACAATTTAGTGAAAATGCTGTAA
- a CDS encoding xanthine phosphoribosyltransferase — protein MELLKEKIQKEGQVLSDVVLKVDSFLNHQIDPMLMKEIGTEFANRFSDQVITKVLTIESSGIAPATFLGLTLGAPVVFARKRKSLTLTDNLYTSKVFSFTKNETNEISVSKKFLTADDNVVIIDDFLANGEALKGLVDIANQAGATIVGAGIVIEKGFQPGGQFMREQGLRIESLANIKSLANGKVEFFD, from the coding sequence ATGGAATTGTTAAAAGAAAAAATTCAAAAAGAGGGCCAAGTGCTTTCAGACGTTGTATTAAAAGTTGACTCATTTTTAAATCACCAAATCGATCCAATGTTAATGAAAGAAATCGGGACGGAATTTGCAAATCGCTTTTCAGACCAAGTAATTACAAAAGTATTAACAATCGAATCTTCAGGTATTGCCCCAGCCACATTTTTAGGGCTAACACTAGGCGCACCAGTTGTATTCGCGCGTAAACGTAAGTCATTAACGTTAACAGATAACCTCTATACATCAAAGGTATTTTCATTTACAAAGAACGAAACAAATGAAATTTCGGTTTCGAAAAAGTTTTTAACAGCAGACGATAATGTCGTAATTATTGATGACTTCCTAGCAAACGGCGAAGCATTAAAAGGCTTAGTCGATATTGCAAACCAAGCAGGCGCAACGATTGTTGGTGCGGGTATTGTTATTGAAAAAGGCTTCCAACCAGGCGGTCAGTTCATGCGCGAGCAAGGCCTACGCATTGAATCATTAGCCAATATTAAATCACTTGCGAACGGTAAAGTAGAGTTTTTCGATTAA
- a CDS encoding nucleobase:cation symporter-2 family protein, whose amino-acid sequence MNNTKATMLGIQHLLAMYAGAILVPLIIGGALNFTPSQMTYLVAIDIFMCGVATLLQVWKGKVIGIGLPVVLGCTFTAVSPIIAIGTGGGLGDVYGAIIVSGVIIVLIGGLFGKLIPFFPPVVTGSVVTIIGISLIPVAINNMGGGQGAPDFASGSNVALAMITLVIILVVYRFSVGFVRAISILLGLVTGTVIAMFMGKVDFQPVIDASWLHIMQPFYLATPTFSASAILTMTLVAMVSLVESTGVYYALSDICKKDLTSKDLAKGYRAEGLASIIGGIFNAFPYTTFSQNVGLIQMSGVRDRKVIYITGGMLVALGFLPKLAAITTIIPTSVLGAAMLAMFGMVITQGVRMLAPEIAKSMENAMVVAIAVAIGIGVATVPGVFANITQGMPSWLAEVFNVITSNGIVAGALTAIVLNILFNMIGPKRQDPMHFE is encoded by the coding sequence ATGAATAACACAAAAGCGACGATGCTGGGTATTCAGCATCTACTAGCAATGTATGCAGGTGCGATTTTAGTACCGTTAATTATTGGGGGGGCGTTGAATTTTACGCCATCACAAATGACGTATTTAGTAGCAATCGATATTTTCATGTGTGGTGTTGCGACACTACTGCAAGTTTGGAAGGGGAAAGTCATTGGTATTGGCTTACCGGTCGTACTGGGTTGTACATTCACAGCTGTTAGCCCGATTATTGCAATCGGTACAGGTGGCGGCTTAGGTGATGTATACGGCGCGATTATCGTATCAGGTGTGATTATCGTTTTAATCGGTGGGTTATTCGGTAAATTAATTCCGTTCTTCCCACCAGTAGTAACAGGTTCAGTTGTAACGATTATCGGAATTAGCTTAATTCCAGTGGCGATTAACAACATGGGTGGCGGTCAAGGTGCACCTGACTTTGCATCTGGCTCAAACGTCGCTTTAGCAATGATTACATTAGTCATTATTTTAGTTGTATACCGTTTCTCAGTAGGTTTCGTACGTGCGATTTCGATTTTACTTGGCTTAGTTACTGGTACAGTGATCGCAATGTTCATGGGGAAAGTCGATTTCCAACCAGTGATTGATGCATCTTGGTTACATATTATGCAGCCGTTCTACTTAGCTACACCAACGTTTAGCGCTTCAGCGATTTTAACGATGACGTTAGTTGCAATGGTATCTCTAGTAGAATCAACAGGTGTGTACTATGCGTTAAGTGATATTTGTAAAAAAGATTTAACTTCAAAGGATTTAGCAAAAGGGTACCGTGCAGAAGGATTAGCATCGATTATCGGTGGTATTTTCAACGCCTTCCCTTACACAACATTCTCTCAAAACGTCGGCTTGATTCAAATGTCTGGCGTGCGTGACCGTAAAGTGATTTACATTACAGGTGGTATGCTTGTAGCACTTGGCTTCTTACCAAAATTAGCAGCCATCACAACGATTATCCCAACGTCTGTACTTGGTGCAGCCATGCTTGCGATGTTCGGTATGGTGATTACACAAGGGGTCCGTATGCTTGCCCCTGAAATTGCAAAATCAATGGAAAATGCCATGGTTGTAGCAATCGCGGTTGCTATCGGGATTGGTGTTGCGACTGTACCAGGTGTATTCGCGAACATTACACAAGGCATGCCATCTTGGTTAGCTGAAGTATTCAATGTGATTACATCAAACGGGATCGTAGCCGGTGCATTAACAGCGATTGTGTTAAATATTTTATTTAATATGATTGGTCCAAAGCGTCAAGACCCGATGCATTTCGAATAA
- a CDS encoding prepilin peptidase, with amino-acid sequence MGFINVLVMGSMGVILGSFFNVVGLRVPKKESLVAPPSHCPNCMRVLRAIDLIPVVSYRLLRGKCRTCGVRISPLYAWIELATGVLFAYATWQIGLTWELFVALLFISLLMIITVSDISYMLIPDKVLLFFLPLFTVGRIVSPLTPWWDSALGAVVGFFVLLLIAVLSKGGMGGGDIKLFFLIGLVLGTLHTLLTLFLAAVLGILFGGALLIIRKQGRKTPIPFGPAIVVAALLVYFYGEQVIARYMKLLFVM; translated from the coding sequence ATGGGATTCATAAACGTACTAGTTATGGGGAGTATGGGGGTTATATTAGGCTCATTTTTCAATGTTGTCGGATTACGCGTGCCAAAAAAGGAATCGCTTGTTGCACCGCCATCGCATTGCCCGAATTGCATGCGGGTACTCCGTGCCATCGATTTAATTCCAGTCGTTTCATACCGATTATTGCGCGGGAAATGTCGAACATGTGGTGTGCGTATTTCGCCATTGTATGCATGGATTGAACTTGCAACAGGTGTGTTATTTGCGTATGCTACGTGGCAAATTGGGCTGACGTGGGAGCTATTTGTAGCGCTCCTGTTCATTTCGCTGTTAATGATCATTACGGTTTCGGATATTTCTTATATGCTCATTCCAGATAAAGTACTGCTCTTTTTCTTACCGCTATTTACGGTTGGGCGTATAGTTTCACCGCTAACACCTTGGTGGGATAGTGCGCTTGGAGCGGTTGTCGGATTTTTTGTGTTGCTACTGATTGCGGTTCTCTCAAAAGGTGGTATGGGCGGTGGGGACATTAAACTATTCTTTTTAATCGGGCTTGTATTAGGCACATTACATACATTACTGACGCTCTTTTTAGCGGCTGTACTGGGCATTCTTTTTGGTGGCGCGCTGCTAATTATTCGTAAACAAGGACGGAAAACGCCAATTCCATTTGGGCCAGCGATTGTTGTTGCGGCACTTTTAGTATATTTTTACGGTGAGCAAGTAATCGCGCGTTATATGAAGCTGCTGTTTGTTATGTAG